In a single window of the Agrobacterium fabrum str. C58 genome:
- a CDS encoding SGNH/GDSL hydrolase family protein → MVKSVLCFGDSLTWGSNAETGGRHSHDDLWPSVLQKALGSDVHVIHEGLGGRTTAYDDHTGDCDRNGARLLPTLLHSHAPLDMVIIMLGTNDMKPAIHGSAIVAMKGVERLVKLTRNHVWQVSDWEAPDVLIVAPPQLCETANPFMGAIFRDAIDESAMLASVYRDLADELDCGFFDAGSVARTTPVDGVHLDAENTRAIGRGLEPVVRMMLGL, encoded by the coding sequence ATGGTGAAGTCGGTCCTCTGCTTTGGCGATTCTCTCACATGGGGATCAAATGCGGAAACGGGTGGCCGGCACAGCCATGACGATCTTTGGCCGAGCGTCTTGCAGAAGGCGCTCGGTTCCGACGTGCATGTGATCCACGAGGGTCTGGGCGGTCGCACCACCGCTTATGACGACCACACCGGCGATTGCGACCGCAATGGCGCAAGGCTTTTGCCGACGCTGCTGCATAGCCACGCGCCGCTGGATATGGTTATCATCATGCTCGGCACCAACGACATGAAGCCGGCGATCCATGGTTCGGCCATTGTCGCCATGAAGGGTGTCGAGCGGCTGGTGAAACTCACGCGCAACCACGTCTGGCAGGTGTCGGACTGGGAAGCACCTGACGTTCTGATCGTCGCGCCGCCGCAACTATGCGAAACGGCCAATCCGTTCATGGGCGCGATCTTTCGTGATGCTATCGACGAATCGGCGATGCTGGCTTCCGTCTACAGGGACCTTGCCGATGAACTCGATTGCGGCTTTTTCGATGCCGGGTCGGTTGCCCGCACGACGCCGGTGGACGGCGTTCATCTCGATGCTGAAAACACACGGGCCATCGGCCGCGGGCTGGAGCCCGTCGTCCGCATGATGCTCGGACTTTGA